CAGCTTAGACGCATGCCCTGTGGAGCCAGTTGCGGTCCCCATCGCCCATAACTTCATCTGCACGTCGTCATCGCGATATAACTAGTTGAAAATAAACAAAATTTACTCTAATAATCCGAACAGTCAGATGCCCCAGCCTCTGGCTTGGAGCGACGCAAGTCGCACGAGACTAGGGTAGGTATTAGTGCACAACGCGAATGCAGGGTGCCCCATTCATGGAGCATCGCGACATGAGTGGGCGATTCGTGTCAGTATGGATCCTCCGCTGCTCACTTGAAGTGTCATTTCGAGCGAAGTCCCGCAGGGGCGAAGTCGAGAAATCTCCGAATTTCATGGTGACCATTCGCAACAGACTACCCCTGTCAAGCCCGCATCCACCTCAACCAACACAAACAAAACGACTTACCCGTTGCGGATTCACCCCACCTCCTCCGCTATACTTGAAATAGAAGATTGGACCAGATCCGCATCGCCGGAGTGCGGAGATTCCAGCGTCGAATGATCGAAGACCGAGTCTAATCTGGAAGTAGTCGGTTCGAACGCCTCCCGTAAAGCAATGGAATGAGGTACGGACTTAAGCCTATTATTTATAATACTTTGCACGAAATAGACGGGGGGAGGGTCTCCAGGAAGAATCGCGATGCAGCCTGATCTCAACAATCCGAACCAGGAGACGATCGCTGTCGCCATGTCTGGAGGAGTCGACTCCTCCACGGTCGCGGCCATTCTGCGATCTCAGGGGCACCCTCTTGTCGGCCTTACCCTCCAGCTCTGGAACCAGCGCCGCCTCGCTGGAAAGGAAGGCATGCCCGAGGCCGTCAAGGGACGTTGTTGCTCCCTCGACGATGTCTACGACGCTCGCGCCGTAGCCGAGCAACTCGACATCCCCTACTATGTCGTCAACCAGCAGGACCGCTTCGAGGCCGATGTCGTCCGTCCCTTCGTTAACGAGTATCTACACGGGCGCACGCCAATCCCCTGCACCCTTTGCAACAACCATCTCAAGTTCGACCAACTCCTACTCACCGCGCGCCAGATCGGCGCCGACCGCATCGCCACCGGCCACTACGCCCGCAATCACTACGATGAAGCTCGTGGCCGTTGGATCCTCTCGCGCCCGGCAGACTATACGAAGGACCAGACTTATTTCCTGTTTGGTCTGACACAAGAACAGCTCTCCCGCACTCTCTTCCCTCTGGGAGAGATGCAGAAGCCCGCTGTTCGCCAGATCGCCGAAGACCAGGGCCTCTATGTCGCCCAGAAGCCCGACTCGCAGGAGATCTGCTTCATCCCCAATGGGGATTACAGCACCTTCCTCAAGGCTTACCTCGACGAACAGAATGAGGAGATGCCTGACCTCTCTGGCGAGCTCGTGTCCACCTCCGGCGAGGTGCTCGGCCACCACCAGGGAATCCACAGCTTCACTGTCGGCCAGCGCAAGGGCCTCGGCGTCTCATCGCCGAACCCGCTCTACGTCCTCGCCATCCACCCGGACTCGCACCAGGTCACAGTCGGTCCCGATGAGGGTCTGCTCACTCGCAACCTCACCGCCAACCGCCTCAACTGGATCTCGGTCCCGGGCCTCGCCGAAGGCGAAGAACTCCGCGTCACTGCCAAGATTCGCCATCGCCACACACCCGCCCCCGCCACCCTCATCGGAGCAGGCGACGATCTCGTACGCGCCGTCTTCGACGAGCCGCAGCGAGCGATCACCCCCGGCCAGGCCGCCGTCTTCTACCAGGAAGACGAGGTCGTTGGAGGCGGCTGGATCATCTAGTTTTCAGTTTGCTATTCCGAAACGTACCCGGGGAAGAATCTGCTTTTTTTACAGACCATCTTCACCGTAATGCGATGAAGATCGGTGATTTCTGCCACCGAACAGCACATCGAGCCCGGCCTTGAGCCCGTTCATCAGGCCGTGGAACTCGCGCACCGGAGCCTGAACACCCCGCTGAATACCGGTCGCAATTCCGGCCGTCGTATCCAGAACCGTGGTCACCATATCGTCGACGCGGGCCGTCTGCGCACGTGCACGCTGATTAACCTCTGAGATCGTCGAATCGAAATCAGCAGCCTTGGCGCGAACGACATGACTTGTCTCCACGAGATTCTCAGTGAGGATTTGGAGCTTG
This portion of the Edaphobacter sp. 4G125 genome encodes:
- the mnmA gene encoding tRNA 2-thiouridine(34) synthase MnmA, whose product is MQPDLNNPNQETIAVAMSGGVDSSTVAAILRSQGHPLVGLTLQLWNQRRLAGKEGMPEAVKGRCCSLDDVYDARAVAEQLDIPYYVVNQQDRFEADVVRPFVNEYLHGRTPIPCTLCNNHLKFDQLLLTARQIGADRIATGHYARNHYDEARGRWILSRPADYTKDQTYFLFGLTQEQLSRTLFPLGEMQKPAVRQIAEDQGLYVAQKPDSQEICFIPNGDYSTFLKAYLDEQNEEMPDLSGELVSTSGEVLGHHQGIHSFTVGQRKGLGVSSPNPLYVLAIHPDSHQVTVGPDEGLLTRNLTANRLNWISVPGLAEGEELRVTAKIRHRHTPAPATLIGAGDDLVRAVFDEPQRAITPGQAAVFYQEDEVVGGGWII